One window from the genome of Enterococcus haemoperoxidus ATCC BAA-382 encodes:
- a CDS encoding bacteriocin immunity protein, with amino-acid sequence MNKKAKKLVHELYNTIGDKQGKSYLELKEVLLKVYKKLDKETNDDFLISRLINYIYFKN; translated from the coding sequence ATGAATAAGAAAGCTAAAAAATTGGTCCATGAATTGTATAATACCATAGGCGACAAACAAGGGAAAAGTTATTTAGAACTAAAAGAAGTGTTGTTAAAAGTCTATAAAAAGTTGGACAAAGAAACGAATGATGATTTTTTGATATCTAGGCTTATTAACTATATTTATTTCAAAAATTAA
- a CDS encoding DNA alkylation repair protein has product MTLEEELKEIAKITNGFKPMEHLTNSLEKELTEKELEDLAFRLYGSEIYQIRMVAVFLFGKRASKNHEVLNFLKKNVSKDDNWRVQEILGMAFDHFCKEIGYEEALVTIKEWLIFENSNTRRAVSEGVRIWTNRPYFKDNPESAIRLLATLRNDDSEYVRKSCGNALRDISKKYPEKIMEELSLWQGSKEELQIKKIIFKNKHLGRFLNNNKKD; this is encoded by the coding sequence ATGACTTTAGAAGAAGAACTGAAAGAAATCGCGAAAATTACCAATGGGTTCAAACCAATGGAACACTTAACCAATTCACTTGAAAAAGAGCTGACAGAAAAGGAATTAGAGGATCTAGCATTTAGGTTATACGGGTCTGAAATTTATCAAATAAGAATGGTCGCTGTTTTTCTGTTTGGAAAGCGTGCATCAAAAAATCATGAGGTGCTAAATTTCTTGAAAAAGAATGTTTCAAAAGATGACAATTGGCGAGTGCAAGAAATTTTAGGAATGGCATTTGATCATTTTTGTAAAGAAATAGGCTATGAAGAAGCACTAGTGACGATAAAAGAATGGTTAATCTTTGAAAATAGTAATACTAGAAGAGCTGTTTCTGAAGGGGTGAGAATTTGGACGAATCGTCCTTATTTTAAAGACAATCCTGAAAGTGCTATTCGTTTGCTGGCAACACTTAGAAACGACGATAGTGAATACGTTAGAAAATCATGCGGAAATGCGCTAAGGGATATCAGTAAAAAATACCCTGAAAAAATTATGGAAGAATTATCGTTATGGCAAGGTAGTAAGGAAGAGCTTCAAATAAAAAAAATTATTTTCAAAAATAAACATTTAGGACGTTTTCTTAATAACAATAAAAAGGACTGA